One genomic segment of Hordeum vulgare subsp. vulgare chromosome 2H, MorexV3_pseudomolecules_assembly, whole genome shotgun sequence includes these proteins:
- the LOC123427201 gene encoding diphthine methyltransferase — MDVGSCHLGGNADAVEFCPHRPFRHILAAATYTLQEQAGEEEEQQQDRAGTVSLFSVDAGAEDESQRLRLLHTVETAGVFDMKWSPTAPLLAQADAHGRLVLRRLEHEDGSDGGVVLTDVSAAKISSSMCLYVDWNQNADSLAVGLSDGSLSVIPMREDRLEVSEQWTAHQYEVWTCYFDRARPHLLYSGSDDCSFSCWDLRESPSNAVFRNKKSHTMGVCCIAQNPLEGNILLTGSYDEFLRVWDMRSMMKPVNEKSLNLGGGVWRLKYHPDIADVVLAACMHNGFAIVKTGAGDATIMETYCKHESLAYGADWQTSEAAEHNTNSSVIATCSFYDRLLRVWQPENLVNHPTFKT; from the exons ATGGATGTGGGTTCCTGCCACCTCGGCGGGAACGCCGACGCGGTGGAGTTCTGCCCGCACCGCCCCTTCCGCCACATCCTGGCGGCCGCCACGTACACGCTGCAGGAGcaggcgggggaggaggaggagcagcagcaggacCGCGCGGGCACCGTGTCGCTCTTCTCCGTCGACGCCGGCGCGGAGGACGAGTCCCAACGGCTCCGGCTGCTCCACACGGTGGAGACCGCCGGCGTCTTCGACATGAAGTGGAGCCCCACGGCGCCGCTGCTCGCGCAGGCCGACGCCCACGGCCGCCTCGTGCTCCGGCGCCTCGAGCATGAGGACGGCTCGGACGGAG GTGTTGTTCTCACAGATGTCTCTGCTGCAAAAATTTCTTCATCAATGTGCTTATATGTGGACTGGAACCAAAATGCCGATTCCCTGGCCGTGGGGTTATCTGATGGTTCACTGTCTGTGATTCCCATGAGAGAAGACCGCCTGGAGGTATCAGAACAATGGACTGCTCATCAGTATGAAGTTTGGACGTGTTATTTCGATCGTGCAAGACCACACTTGTTGTACAGTGGATCGGACGACTGCTCTTTCAGTTGCTGGGATCTGCGGGAAAGCCCATCGAATGCCGTGTTTCGGAACAAGAAGTCTCATACTATGGGTGTATGTTGCATTGCTCAGAACCCCCTGGAGGGGAATATACTACTCACTGGAAGCTATGATGAATTTCTCAGAGTTTGGGACATGAGATCAATGATGAAACCTGTGAACGAGAAGTCCCTGAATTTAGGAGGTGGTGTATGGAGGTTGAAATATCATCCTGATATTGCAGATGTCGTATTGGCTGCATGCATGCACAACGGTTTTGCCATTGTTAAAACAGGGGCTGGAGATGCTACCATAATGGAAACATATTGCAAGCATGAGTCCTTAGCATATGGTGCAGATTGGCAGACAAGTGAAGCAGCGGAACATAACACAAATTCTTCAGTTATCGCTACTTGTTCATTTTATGACCGCCTTCTCCGTGTGTGGCAACCAGAGAACCTAGTCAACCACCCAACCTTCAAGACGTAA
- the LOC123427202 gene encoding 2-phytyl-1,4-beta-naphthoquinone methyltransferase, chloroplastic isoform X2: MGTVTIPVTAAATTAASHAGGRRRYVAVRCSSASDERQALFSRIAPVYDHLNDVLSLGQHRTWKRICVSWSKAKRGDRVLDLCCGSGDLAFLLSQKVGLDGEVMGVDFSGQQLQTAASRQDQRWKACYKNIKWIEGDALDLPFTDRYFDAVTVGYGLRNVVDKPKAMREILRVLKPGSRASVLDFNKSSSFFTASLQSWVIDNVVVPLASSYGLTEEYKYLKSSISQYLTGEELEKLAKEAGFSSAKHYELGGGLMGNLVATR; the protein is encoded by the exons ATGGGCACCGTGACGATTCCCGTGACCGccgcggcgacgacggcggccaGCCACGCCGGCGGCCGACGACGCTATGTCGCCGTGCGCTGCTCCTCCGCGTCCGACGAGCGGCAGGCCCTCTTCAGCCGCATCGCCCCCGTCTACGACCAT CTCAACGACGTGCTCAGCCTGGGGCAGCACCGGACGTGGAAGCGCATCTGCGTCTCTTGGTCCAA GGCGAAGAGAGGGGATCGGGTTCTTGAtctctgctgcgggagcggggatTTGGCGTTCCTTCTGTCTCAGAAGGTCGGCCTGGACGGGGAG GTGATGGGCGTCGATTTCTCAGGGCAGCAACTACAAACTGCTGCTAGCCGTCAGGACCAGCGATGGAAGGCTTGCTACAAGAACATCAA ATGGATCGAGGGCGATGCACTTGATTTACCTTTCACGGACCGCTACTTTGATGCTGTTACAGTTGGTTATGGATTGCGCAATGTGGTGGACAAACCCAAAGCGATGCGAGAGATTCTGAGAGTCCTAAAACCAG GATCACGAGCATCTGTTCTAGATTTCAACAAGAGCTCATCATTTTTCACGGCATCGTTACAG AGCTGGGTGATCGATAATGTGGTCGTTCCTCTGGCTAGTAGCTATGGACTTACTGAAGAGTACAAGTACTTGAAAAGTTCGATATCACAGTATCTTACAG GAGAGGAATTGGAGAAGTTAGCCAAGGAAGCAGGGTTTTCCTCAGCCAAGCACTATGAACTTGGTGGAGGGCTCATGGGAAACCTAGTAGCAACTCGCTGA
- the LOC123427202 gene encoding 2-phytyl-1,4-beta-naphthoquinone methyltransferase, chloroplastic isoform X1, with amino-acid sequence MGVDFSGQQLQTAASRQDQRWKACYKNIKWIEGDALDLPFTDRYFDAVTVGYGLRNVVDKPKAMREILRVLKPGSRASVLDFNKSSSFFTASLQSWVIDNVVVPLASSYGLTEEYKYLKSSISQYLTGEELEKLAKEAGFSSAKHYELGGGLMGNLVATR; translated from the exons ATGGGCGTCGATTTCTCAGGGCAGCAACTACAAACTGCTGCTAGCCGTCAGGACCAGCGATGGAAGGCTTGCTACAAGAACATCAA ATGGATCGAGGGCGATGCACTTGATTTACCTTTCACGGACCGCTACTTTGATGCTGTTACAGTTGGTTATGGATTGCGCAATGTGGTGGACAAACCCAAAGCGATGCGAGAGATTCTGAGAGTCCTAAAACCAG GATCACGAGCATCTGTTCTAGATTTCAACAAGAGCTCATCATTTTTCACGGCATCGTTACAG AGCTGGGTGATCGATAATGTGGTCGTTCCTCTGGCTAGTAGCTATGGACTTACTGAAGAGTACAAGTACTTGAAAAGTTCGATATCACAGTATCTTACAG GAGAGGAATTGGAGAAGTTAGCCAAGGAAGCAGGGTTTTCCTCAGCCAAGCACTATGAACTTGGTGGAGGGCTCATGGGAAACCTAGTAGCAACTCGCTGA